The DNA segment CTTCCACAATAGTTATTAATGTCAGAATAAATCTGACCATGAAGGTTTATTATTACTGCCATTACGTAGGGTTTACTGCTACAACAAAGTTTGCTGATGTTTGCCATCCATTGATGACAGAACGGATAATAATTAAGCCTGTAAGTTCTCGCTCAAAAGTATGAGGAATCCTTTCCTCGTATTACCTGCTCCTGCTACTTATCCTCACCTCTACGTGAGTCAGACCGCAATCCAGCTCCGTTCGCGGCAAGAGAGTAGTGCCGCATCGACCAGTTTCTGGATCTCGAATGCTTCTTTAAAATCAGGGCCCGTTGGTTTCCCCTGTTTAATAGCCTGAATAAACTCCAGCATCTCAATTGTTTTTAGGTCATTAAAACCGAGTTGGTGACCCGCTGCTGGACAAAACAATCCATAAGGTTCATGTTCCGGACCAGCAACCAGTGTCATAAATCCATTTTTATTTTCACTGCTGCCATATTGGAAAAATTTCAACTCATTAAATCGTTCCTGATTAAATATCAAAGAACCACGAGTGCCGGTAATTTCAAAACCAAGCTGCATTTTATGACCGGATGCAACCCAGTTCGCTTCAATATGCCCACGACAACCGCGTGCGAATTTTACCGTCAGACGGGCGATATCATCGACTTCTACCGCTTTCATCACGGCAGAACCTGGCTTCTCAGGACGAAACTTAACCACCGTATCCAAGTCAGCGAAAATTTCCGTCATCGGCCCCAGCAAAAATCTGGCCATCCCCAGAATATGGCTACCCAGATCTGCAACCGCACCGGCCCCACCTGCCGGGTCCAGACGCCAGGACCAGGGTACGTTGGGGTCCGTCATAAAATCTTCAGCGTGAATGCCGCGGAAACCGGTAATTTCGCCGAGATCGCCATCGGCAATCATCTGTTTTGCCAGCTTCAACATCGGGTTCTTGATGTAATTAAATCCAACCTGAGTAATGACCCCGGCTTTCTCCGCCGCCTGATACATTTCACTGGCGATATCGCTAGTGGGGGCCAGTGGCTTTTCGCAGTGAACATGCTTACCTGCGGCAATCGCCGCCAGAGACTGCTCTGCATGGAAACGGTTGGGAGAGGTGATGGAAATAACGTCAATTGCCGGGTCATTAATCAAAGACTGCCAGTCGGTTGTCCAGCGGGCAAAGCCATACCTTTGCGCAGCATTTTCAGCCGCAGCACCATCAATATCGGCCACGCTGACCAATACCGGTTGTATCTCTCCGGCAAAGGTAGCCGCCGCTTTCCATGCCATGGCATGCGATTTCCCCATAAAACCGGTGCCAATCAGCCCAATACCTAATTTACGCATCGTTCTCTCCCTTTCTCATGTTCAGGGCAACTGACTCATCAGGTCCTGCAACGCAATCACCTGTTGATT comes from the Pantoea sp. At-9b genome and includes:
- a CDS encoding Gfo/Idh/MocA family protein, with translation MRKLGIGLIGTGFMGKSHAMAWKAAATFAGEIQPVLVSVADIDGAAAENAAQRYGFARWTTDWQSLINDPAIDVISITSPNRFHAEQSLAAIAAGKHVHCEKPLAPTSDIASEMYQAAEKAGVITQVGFNYIKNPMLKLAKQMIADGDLGEITGFRGIHAEDFMTDPNVPWSWRLDPAGGAGAVADLGSHILGMARFLLGPMTEIFADLDTVVKFRPEKPGSAVMKAVEVDDIARLTVKFARGCRGHIEANWVASGHKMQLGFEITGTRGSLIFNQERFNELKFFQYGSSENKNGFMTLVAGPEHEPYGLFCPAAGHQLGFNDLKTIEMLEFIQAIKQGKPTGPDFKEAFEIQKLVDAALLSCRERSWIAV